In one Candidatus Polarisedimenticolaceae bacterium genomic region, the following are encoded:
- a CDS encoding response regulator: MTDQTEGNRRFFTTSEVARYCAVTNDGVLKWIKSGKLRAFSTPGGHYRVSAEDFREFLQKYDIPIDEAFFTGSTKARSVLVVDDEADIREIVRRVLKEMEPNLRIEEASDGYEAGIKIGAMQPDLVIMDVMMPRVDGLSLCRSIRENPDTRSIKVLAITAFPEHDAIRKMYDAGADLCLMKPIQFEHFRLEVLRLLNEASRGQAASA; the protein is encoded by the coding sequence ATGACGGATCAGACGGAAGGCAATCGCCGATTCTTCACGACGTCCGAGGTCGCGCGCTATTGCGCGGTGACCAACGACGGCGTGCTGAAGTGGATCAAGTCGGGAAAGCTCCGCGCGTTTTCGACCCCCGGCGGACACTACCGCGTCAGCGCAGAAGATTTTCGAGAATTCTTACAGAAATACGATATCCCGATCGACGAGGCGTTCTTCACGGGCTCGACGAAGGCGCGATCGGTTCTCGTCGTCGACGACGAGGCCGACATCCGGGAGATCGTGCGCCGCGTGCTCAAGGAGATGGAGCCGAACCTCCGCATCGAGGAGGCTTCCGACGGTTACGAAGCTGGAATCAAGATCGGCGCGATGCAGCCCGACCTCGTGATCATGGACGTGATGATGCCGCGGGTCGACGGTCTCTCGCTGTGCCGCTCGATTCGAGAGAACCCCGACACTCGCTCGATCAAGGTGCTCGCGATCACCGCCTTCCCCGAGCACGACGCCATTCGCAAGATGTACGACGCCGGTGCCGACCTCTGCCTGATGAAGCCGATCCAGTTCGAGCACTTCCGCCTCGAGGTGCTCCGCCTCCTCAACGAGGCGTCGCGGGGTCAAGCCGCCAGCGCCTGA